Genomic segment of Rattus norvegicus strain BN/NHsdMcwi chromosome 7, GRCr8, whole genome shotgun sequence:
CATCCCCACTGAAGGGATGTCAGAAAGAAATTATATAGAAGAACAAGAAAAGCCTTGGGGGTCAGATGAGGTGGGCTAGCTCATGGAAGCAACCGCTGACCTTGTGCTGTCTCCCTCTCAAGGCGCAGTAGAACTGAAGGGTAGGAGGTACTGGCTGTATCCTGAAAGGGCCCCTGGGACCAGAGAGGTCCCAAGGCTAGACAGAACCTGCAACTATACTCCTCACAGGGTCCAGGGTTGGGGCTTCTTGTCTGCAGATCAGGCAACTTTTGAAAGACCTGCActgtttggttctaccctaggtctctaAGCCATTCAGTTTCTGGATTCTGGCCATCCAAGCAGTGCCAGGCATGGGCTTCCTCTTGAGCTTGGGCCTCAAGTTAGACCAGTCATTGATTGCCACTCCCACAAGCTCTGAGgccaccattgccccagcacatcttgaaGGTGGCACCAGAGAGTACAGCCCAAtggaatcaactaagcagggctcagaggggctcacagagactgaagaggcAATCACAGAGCCTGCATGCATCTGCTGGGCCCTCTGCATTCATGCTGTGGTTGTTTGGCTTGGGGTTTTTGTGTGACccctaacagtgggagtagggATGTCTTTTGCTTGCTCATGCTACCTTTTCCCTCCTACTAGAGTATCTCGTCCAGTCTTGATTTGAGGATCTGTGCTTTGCCTTATTGCATCTTGTGTATgccatgttcagttgatatccctgggaggcccactcttttctgaaaggaaatagGAGTGGTGGATCTGGCGGGGAGGTGTTAGGAGGATGACTAGGAGGAGGGGATTGAGGagaaaagagtaaagaaaaaaaaaaaaaacagcactgTGCGGCCACACCCCAGCACGGGATTCCTAGACTCCACCGCCAGCTTCCCCATGGCAGCCTTGATCCTGGCGCCAGCAGTCAGGGGATCTGGGGAGCCTCAGTACAGACCAGGGGGCCAACAGTATCTACTGCAGCCCAGCCACATACAAATGCAATCTGTGGCTGAGCGTTTGCCTCCCAGCCACACTGTCCACCACCTGGTCTCGTCTGAGTCGTCTCTTGCCAATATCAGCTAGAGAAGCTTGCCATCTGCAGCAGAACAGGGGAGCCCCCACTGCTTGGTGTCCAGCTAGGTCAGAGGGTGAGCCTAAAACCCTCCATGCAAATGTAagtgagaggagggggaggggtggatgcCTTCGCAGCAGAAGGAcctgtggggaggggaggaggtcaGGACATTGAGTGCAAGGGCGTTGAGGACGCTGACAAGTCAAAGcatcctgtgtctctgtgtttgctaTCACTGTGGAACTCCTCATGTGAGCTTGGCAGGGGCCCTGGGATCAGAGACAGGCCACCAGAGTCTGTTCTCTAGGAGTCTAAGACAGGGCGTGTGGCTGCAGCCGAGCAGAATGTAGATTAGCCAACTTGGTGCTGAGGAGACCACCAAGTCCAGCACCACTGGTCCTCCTATATATACAGGCTATTGCTTGGGCCTCAGGAAGAAGGATAaggaggcccaggcccaggcccaggcctcAACTGGTTGGTTAGACCATAGGAACAGTCCTGAGTCCCTTAGTCACTGAAAGGTGTTAGCAAGGCAGGTAAAAAGGAGGGTTCTCTTCTGAAAGCAAGGCCCAAGGACACATGAGTGAGAGTGGGCCACAGGACAGGGAGTAGAGGGAACCCCACCTGCAAGGACAAGAGTGGAAATACAGATATTTCCTCATTAACAAAGGCCTGGCCCAGGCCCACCTTCCTGTAGTTAAAGGGCCTATGAAAGACTAGGTAGGATCAACCAGGGTAGGCCTCTGGGAGCTGCAgacaaggaagggagaaaggagaggggtcTGGAATTTCCCGCTAACATGATAGAGGAGGAGCCAGAGTGAACCACACCTCACAGTGAGGAAGAATTTGAAGAAAATGTGAACTGGCAGGTCACCCATAAAAAAGCCCTTATCAGGGAGCAAAATGTTAGGCCCTTTCCTGAAGGAGAGAGAGCCTTTGGGCCCCTGGATGGGACTCATGGATGGGCCTGGGAAGCAGAACGCATCCAGTATGGCACGGTAGCTTGCAGCTGGAGAAAGGCCCAGGAGGAGTCCCCAGGACCATGGACTTTGGGAGGACTCCAATCACCTaagggtcaggaagcagagatggtCAGACCAAGGTCTACCATGACCGCCTAAAGATGGCTTCCCGAGGCCGTGTGAGGTTGCTTAGAGGGACCAGCAGGCAGGAGGGCAAGTTGGAATGGATTATGGCAATACTCGAGGAGGGAGTCCTTACCCACTGGGCGAAGTCTCTCACCAGAGGACTTTTGACACAATGAAATTTACTGTGAAGATGGCCCATGTAGAGACAATGTTCCTCTCACATATGCTTCAAGAAAAGAGACTGGAACAGGCAcgcacgtggtgcacagacatatatgcaggcaaacacccgTACACAAAGCAGCAACGAACCACGCATAAAGCCTGGAGCTCTGTGACCTTGGCGATGAGCCTCCATAGCTTGAGGCTCACACAAGGGACATTGGGAAATGTGTCTCAGCTTTCTGGTGATCTAGAGTAGTTAAGTAAGGGTTCCCTTGATCCTCGTGACCTTTCCTTGACCCTCGTGACCTAGGGCTTCACCGTATCCCACTATCTTGTACAGTGTACCTAAGAAACCAAAGGACCTTGTTTACTAAGGGAAGAAAGGTCCTTAGAAACCCCTTGAACAATGTAGCTCCAGAACTCACCAAGACTGTAATTGTGCTTGTTATTACGACTAAGTGGGACACTTTCGCCAGAAGCCCAGGATATGGGGGCTGTCATTTTCTGGACTCTCTCTCCCTCAATGCCcatacttaaattttttttttttttttttttttttttttttttttttttggagacaagatctcaattctcccaggctggcctcgaacttccTATATATAGCCATATACTTCcatttccagagtgctgggattacaggcatgcgttATTGTACCTGAGGCTGGGCTCGAACCCAGGACTTTATAcgtgctaggcaggcactctaccaactgagccacacccccagcccttgAAAACTCTTACTAAACTCCAACTCTGCCTTggactgagacacacacacacacacacacacacacacacacacacacacacacacacacaaggtttttgtgtctttttttgtttctacagCGAAGTTCAGAATCCAGGCTGCACCCAAGCGGAAGTCTCTCAGAGGAACGGCTGACTCCAGGCAGAAGTTCTGCATTGCCTTCCCACTTCCACTAACAATAGTGTCATGCTCACCCCTCACAGGGACTAGCTCGGTCCTGGGCTTAATTTAAGCTTAGCCCACTTAAAGAAGCTCTTCAAAGATCCAAGCCAAGTGGGGAGGGGCATGCGGTGGTGATTCTGGCCCCAAACCTCTAGCCAAGTTTTGACGGTTAAGCCTGAGGCCCCGACTAGCATGTAACCAACCCACATTCTGCCTGGccacaggaacccagagaaaGCCTTGGTTTTCCAAGGTGGAGACGGTTCAGAGTTATTAAAAAAGGTtggcagaggggctggggatttagctcagtggtagagtgcttgcctagcaagcgcaaggccctgggttcgatcctcagctggggggtggggaggttggcAGATGGTAAAGGACACAGAAGAGGGGTGATCAAGATCCAGGGATGGGTGCCAAGCCAGGTCCAAAGGCAGCCTAGGGGTCCCATCCTGGCAGCAGCAGGGAGAGTGGCCTGGAACAAGTCAGACTCCATGACCACTGTCAAGGGCAACTTTCCTCCCCAGAAGCTGCCCAGGCGCCTCCCCACAGATGTCCATCTTGAGAGGAAGGAGGACTACAGGTAGACACCAGGTCAACACATCAGGTCACACGGCTGAGTGACTTCCAGGTTCTGGTGACAGGGTGTTGGGAGtgcaccctgacattccctgaGGGCAGGCACTCTGGGATGACACTGCCACTCCATTCTGTTAGCCAGGAAAAGAGGACATGAGAACGGGACAGCAGGAGCTGGAGATGCTGGGACGCATTCAACACAAGCCTCGGCCCTGttgttttaaataagaaatttaTTGCAAATATAGAAATTCTCTCCATACAGGAGTCTCCAAGGTGAGGAAAACGGTTTCGTGCCATTCGGTTTAAAACAGGAGAatcaggggaggggggaggcgaATGGAGGGAGGAGAAATAAATGAAGTTACCccctaaaagaagaaaaggagagggccTAGGGCCCCCCAGGAGGGGGCAAGGTCCGTACACAGCGAGGGATCACAGGTTCAGAATTCAGGGCCCCGAGCCCAGCTCCGCAGGGCTCAAACCAGGTGCCAGGCCGCCATGCCCCTGGGGGCAGGCAGCTCCTGAGGAGGGTGCAGGGAAGGGGATGTGGGAAGCAGGGAGGAGAGGTGGCCATCATCGCCTGGACTTCCACCCCAGCCCTATGCTTTACTGgcaaaagaggaggggaggaaaagcaGGCCACCCTATGTGGACACCTCTGTTCTCCCTGCTCTTCAAGCAGGGGCAGCTGGCAGCTGAGAGGGGGACACTGAGGCTAGTGGCTGGGGGGTAGGGGAGGAGACTGTTTCTTAGAGGTGGATGTAGGTCATGTGATATGAGCACGGGGCCTGGGAGAAGGAGGATCCCATCCCAGACAGCAAGCCTTGTCAAGAGGGACAAACATTAAGGGGGTGAGGGTCACCCTACTGGTAACTAGACACTCCTCCCCCCGTGCCTTTTCCCACCCATCCACGCCCTGGAAAAGAGGCCCACAGCCATGATAGGACCTGCTGGGGCAGAGTGGTGGGTGCCTAGGGAAGAGACTGGGGGGACAGCTGACAGGACCCACACCTCCCCCTCGGAGCTCATTTCTAAAGCAATGGTTGTCTTACCATGCAGAGCTCCGTTGCCTGTCTTCTTGGAGAGACCAAAGGACACCAGGTCCCCTATGCCCATCATGGCGAGGAAGCCCCCATCTGCTTCCCTGCAGTTCTGCCACTCATGAACTGGAAGGATGGGGGggctgtccctgtctgtctccccacccccaccccacccccgtggcCTGTCTAGAGATTTCCCTTTCCCTATACTTCTGCCCAACTTCAACTCCTTACATGTACTGGATTGTGAGCTAGTGCGATTTCTAATCGGGAACATGGAGGAGGGCCATGGGCCAGCCCCAGACATCAGTACCACCAATAACTGCCCCCCCTCCGGGCACTGTCCGTCTGGGTCCTCCTAAGTGGGCTTTCCCTGGCCACCTCCCTAGACAGGCCCTCCAGCCCTGCATAGGCTCTGTACTCAGGAGTCTCAGAATTGAAGGGACACTGGAGTCGGGAACTTTCCAGAGACTCAAGAACCTGGTCCAGGCTCCTCAAACCTGCTAAGACTGTGCGTTTTTCCTTCAGGCCTACGCCTATTCTGGAAAAGCCACACAGTCCCACAAAGGAGGCCTCACAGGCTGTTTTCTACTATAACAGGGAAGCCCAGTTGTGACCTCCTACCCACAAGTCCCTCAGATGACTCCATCAAGCCCTTAggttcctcctctctctgtgccCCTAATCATGGCCTGCCCCCAAGTCTCAGCCTAGAACTCATAAAGTCAGTGGCTTCCCTTGGCTCCAGGGTATAAGAATCCATTTGTCATTTTGTGACAGTTGCACTTCTGCCCAGGGACAGCCACTTTAGATGGGATGTATATAGGACATGCCAGAGGGAAACTCCAAGGGGCTACCCCTAGAGGACTGGCCAGGTCAACTTGGGGACTGGCCCAATGTCTTGGTTCCTTGTTCTGTCTCAAAGGTCCCTGTGACCTGCTCCCCATTGTTGAAATGGACCTCTCTTTAAAGTCCCCCTGAAGTGGCATCTGAGGTTTTATAAGTCACCAACCAAGAATGGTGGCCAAAAAGTAGGGACAGAGCCCACTCCACTGTGGGGAGTCTCCCTGGGTGTGACAAAGTCCACTCCCCTACTGCAGAGCCCCAAGCCACCCCACGAAGCTCCAAGAGCTTAGCCTCCTGTACTCAGTATGACAGCGCTCTCCATCACATGTGGCTGGTCAGGTCTCTCTTTAGAGGGCCCCAGCTTCCTTTCCAGATGGAAACAGGCCGTGGGGATCCTTCCACAGCCCCTCCCACAAGGGCTACTCTTCTAAGACTGCTTTCCtggtggagaggagggaagagggcaaGCAGAGATGGGAAGTGGGAAGGAATGGCTctagagggaggaaggcaggcagcacTTGTGGGCCCAGTGCCCAGAAAGGTGGGAGGAGGGTCTGGGGCAGGGCTAGGTTGGTGGCACCTGTTTTGGGTCTTCTGCAGAGCTGGCCCTCCCTGGGTTTCAAGAGCTGCTCGGATCACACGAAGggaatggaggtgggggtgggggaagtctGGACAAACTGGCACATACACGACAAATGTTTGCTCAGAAAAATACAGTAAAATCGTCATGCAAAGATAACAGGGGTCTGCTTGCTCACGCCCCGCAGCCTCTCGGCCTGCCTGCTGACTCAGGGTGGTGGGTATAGGATAGGGTGAGGGGCAGGTTTGTGGCTCGGGGAGCTTTGTTCTTCACATCCAGGCTGGCCagtcccctcctcttcccagaacagtcttttttttttttttcttttttgtttttgtttttgtttttttgttttgttttttgttttttgcaaatGTCACCCCTGAGTGAGCCCTGGGCTCAGCCCACCCCGAAGTCGATGTGATAGAGGTGTTCAGTCAAGTCTCCCCACCCTGGTCCTTCCCTataccccacccccaagcccTAGCTTTCATGATCGGAGTCCTCACAGGTCAGGTGAGAAGCTGCTCCCATCATCTGCCTCACTCCAGTCACGCCCTCCCATCTCATGAAGCCCAAAAGAGCAACAGGAATGAGGGGTCTCTGGAAGTTGGGGTCAAGCTGAGAAGGCTCCTCCCTATCTCAATGGGAAGCTAAAGGGTACACGGACAGGGGACAGCACTGTCTGGTACAGCTGTCCCAATGCCCAACAGGCCCACTGCCCACTCAAAGGCACAGGACAATGCCTTAGGCCTAGTCTCGGGACTCCACAACAGCCTCCAGAGCTTGTCCCCAAGAAGCTCCTGGGCTCCTGAGAAAGCTGTCACCTGGCCAGGCCTCCTGTACCCCCCTCTGCCGCCACCCACACTGAGAGGACTCCAGAGCCCAACGGTTGGTCAGTTGGTCGCTCTGGGCACCAACTGCCAGGCTCTGGGTTGCCGTGGCAACGGACCAgctagggaaggggaggggccagGAACCTGGCCTGCTCCCTGACCAGGGCAGTAGGAGGCACCTCACTGTTTGTGCTTTGATTGGTGTTGGGAGTGTCGGAAGGAGGACTGTGGTCATTTCCATGAAAACATGGGAGTCCCTCTAGCCAGGGGATAAgacaggatgggatgggggcagaTGCCCTCCTGGGCAGGCCAAGATGCTGCACCCAGCAGGAGCCAGGCAAGTGGGGTGCAGGGTGCAGAGAGGGATCCCCACAATCTACATCATCTCAGCACTGGCCCCAGGCCTTGTCATTCACTGTTGCCTCTCGGTGGTGGGTAGGATCCCAGAGACCCAGAGAAACTAGGGGCTGTGGCATGGGGGCCTACACCTGAGATACCAGTGGGGAGCAGGTCTACCCACCACCCCACACccaggcagatccccagggctaCTTGGAAGACACTTGAAGGGGGCTGGTGGCACcctttgcctctgcttctgtctggTCAGCAGAACATTGCTTGCCCTTGGCCACCCAGGGCTAGGGACCACAGCCTTCCCCCTTGTAGATGACCATGGACTTCttctaaagaagaaaagcacCCGCCTGCCTCAGTCCCTAGACCCCTGAGACCACAACTTTGGAAGGAGTAGCAGATGAAGGGGAGAGCCcagaggagcagctggaggcgAGGCCAGCACGGGGCCAGGAAGCTGGGAGACAGAGCTGTAACCTGTTGGGTGAGAGACCCCTGGggcttcttttcctctctgtctggGCCATCCATAGTGGGAGGGGAGGATGCCCAATGTCCACATTATCAGATCTCCAAGGGAAAGGTTCCCCAGCTTGGAGGATAGCCTCCCTGAAAGAGAGGCCTATGGTTTGCTTCTACCCAAATCTCTCTTGCCACCAAACCCGCCTGAGTCTCAGGTCccacattctttctggcctctttcCCCAGCCCAGCAAGTCccttgggcagcacagtagagacAACTGGTTTCAGTAGCAGGTTGTAAACTTTAAGgaaaatttttgttttcctgtccgTTATTATTGGGTGTTGGTTACTTCACAGTCAGGTGGtggtcaagtgtgtgtgtgtgggtgcgtgtgtgcgcgtgtgcgtgtgcgtccACTCCTAGGCCCCGGGCCTCTTGGCCCCAGGCTCCTTGGCCTGTCCCCCGCCTCCCGGCCACCCTGTTGGGGGGGCCCTTCCCCCATATACCCCTGCCCTCCCCATCACCTCAccggtgggggaggagagggtcACAGCTTCTGCTGGGCTGAGACCCCCTTCCAGTAATCAAGGATGTCATGCAGGTCCTCATCCTTGGCGAACTGGACCTTCTTACGCAGGGCATGGCCAGCAGCCATGTATGCTTCCTCACGATGGTGCTTCTTGTAGGGCCGGAAGCGCTCCCAGATCTTGTGTGTGCTCTCAGACGAGTACTCGGGGCTGGAGGAATACCCTGAGTAATAATGTCTGGGGGAGAGCTGCGAATAGGTGGAGTCTCGCTTAGAGCGGGTCAGTGGCTTGAGGAAGGACACGCGCTGGCTCAGGCTGTCGGCACCCTCCTCGTAGTAGAGAGCCGGGAAGCTATGCCGGTGCTCGCTGCAGTGGTAGGCTGGCTTCACCTCCAGGTGGTgaatgccacccccacccccactgctccCACTGCTGCCCGTGGGCACCAGTGGAAGCCGGTCCAGCGGGCTGTTGAGGGGGCTGCCTTTCTCGATGTACTTGGAGTCGCTCTTGGCCAGTCCCGTGGGGGTTGGGTGGTCTGGCACATCCAGACTGAAGACCTTGGCGCTCTTGATGGAGCCACTGGAGGACACGCTGCAGGTCTTGCGGGTCACTGCGGCATCAGCACTCAGCTGGCGCTGCAGCGGGTGGTGGGAGCTCTCCTTGTAGGGGGGTGACAGGAAGCTGGGCCGCTCCAGCGCCCCAGGAGTGGCAGTCGAGGAGGCAGCAGTAGCTGCAGGGAGGGACTGGCACTCGAAGGCCAGATCAGAGTCCCCACCGCCACTGCCGCCCCCAAGGAAAGAGGCGGAATCCAGCTTGAGGGCGTCTATGCAGTTGTTAATGATCTGGTTGACCTTGTCCACTTCCTTGGCGATGGTGGAGATCTCAGCTGCCGAGCCCTGGCCGTTCTCGATTTCTGGGAGATCATCCTCAGGCCGGGCCAGGCTGTCCCCTGCAGCACCTGTGCGCACCTCAATATAGTTGCCTTTGGTAGCCACCTTGGGTGTGTCTAGCCCGGCCTCCAGACCCTTGGAGGCGGGCAGTTTCTCCCCAATCATGGAGGGAATAGAGGACATTCTGGCCACGGGCAGTACCGGTGGCTCAACCAGCTTTTGTGCAGCATGCACTATGGAGCCAGCATCCACATCGGCACCATAGCGCATCTCTAAGATAGTCTTCTTGACGTTGACGGACTTCTGCTGCTCCTCTTGCATGCGCCGCTTGCGCAGGCAGTAGTAGACAGCCCCCAGCACGATGACCATGCCAAACAGGCAGCCCAGGATGGTCATGATATAGTGCGTGGTGGTGGAGGTGCTGGGGACCTGATCCCCAGGCACAAGGTCCCGAGTGGTGAAGGTCAGACAGGTGTGGTTGAAGCGGCGGCTGTTACGCAGCGAGGTGACACAGAAGGTGTACTCGGTGTGCGCCCGAAGCTTGTCCAGCGTCACGATCTCCTTCTTGTTCTTGAGGGTCATGACATCAGAGAAGTAGCTGTTGTTGTACTGGACCAGCACATACATCTTGCTGTAAGGGTGTGGGATGATGACAACCAAGGTGGCCGAGGTGAAGGTGACTTGGTGCAGCTTGATGGCTGGCCCAGCAGATGCATCCGTGGTGGACGAGGCCGGCGGCTCCACTGAGAGGATTTCGTCAGGATTGAAGCCTGAGTTCTCATCAGGCTCCCTCTGAGCATCCGTGGAATAGGGTGTGGGGTGACTCACAGGCCGGGCAGGCATTGAGCCATTGCGGCACTTGGCCTGCAGGACGGTAATGGCATTGAGGCTGTGGTAAGGTCGAGGCACCAGCAGTGGGTAGCCAGCAAACTCCCTCGGTGACTCACACTGCAGGCGGTCGTAGTTCTTGGTGACATTGTTGAAGACCACAAGCCAGGCTAGGAAGCCGAAGAGGTCACACTCACAGTTAAAGGGGTTGCCGGCCAGCTCACACACCATCAGACTGGCCAGGCTGGCAAAGGTGGCGCCATCCAGACGGCTGAGGCGGTTGGAGGACAGGTCAATGCTGATGAGGCTGGGGCACTCGGAGAAGGCGGTGGGCGTCACCACCTCAATGAGGTTGTGCTGGACGAAGAGGAACTGCAGGCGGCTCATGCCTCGCAGCATCCCCTCAGTCAGGTTGCTGAGCCGGTTGTAGCCCAGCTGCAGGACCTGCAGGCTCGTCTGGCCCAGGAAGGCACCATCCTCAATATAGGAAATCTCATTCTTGGTGAGGTTGAGGTCCGTGAGGTTCCCGAAGCGATTGAGTGAGGAATAGAGCACGGCCTTGAGCTTATTCTCGTTGAGACGCAGGTCATGCACAGTGCTGTTGATGTGCTGGGGGATGGTCTCATATGGCGGCTGGTTCTGGCTGCAGATGGCCAGCCACACGTAGCCCTTGTCCCCCTCGATGAGCCAGCAGTCCGCGTGCACAGCACctggctgacacacacacagcagcgcTGCTGCACACAGCCCCAGGCGCAGCATGGCCCAGGCTTTGGCCCCTTAGAGGCCCCGCTGGGGTGAAGGGccagagcacagagaggcctaGCAGCCAGAGGCTGGAGCTGGTAGCACAGTCCTCCCCGGAGCTGCCACCATCTTGGGGGTGACCCCCAGCATGGGGGCCTTGGGCAGGACGGGAACAGCTGGCGCCTGCTGCTCTGAAGGGCTACGAGCAGCAGGCAGTGGGTGTtgtgactccaggttcctgctggaAAGGTATGCAGGGTTTCAGGCTTTGacgtcttcttcttcctcctcttccttccccttccccttgggTTCCAGGCTCAGACCTTCAGGCAGTTCCCACAGGAAGCAGGAGTGTAACACTGAGGGATGCTGAGcaatggagacaggaagaagtcCATCTGTCCCTGCAAGGTAGCATCAAAAGATGGTGACAGATTAGCATGAGGGGCTGGACCCACCCCTTCAGGGTCCAGCATACTCCCCCATCCCTCTTTTATACCCTTTTAGAACCAAGGACTCTTGTGCCAGCAAGGACCCCAGGACCCCTGCTTCCATAAAGCAAAGGAAGGCTAGGGTGACAAGGCGGGAAGGAGAGACTCGGGAGAGTTACCGTGTGTAGGGGCGGACTGAGCAccaagacagaggaggaagattGGAGAGGATCGGGTGGGCACAAGCGCATGGCCACCCACCCTCCAGTGCATACTTGGCACGCAGTGTCCACATGCAACTGCTGGCCTGCACAAAGCCCATGAATCCAAAGCTGCATGGGCTACACAtgggaggcacacacacacacacacacacacacacacacacacatacacacacacacacctccctacCATCTGTGTACATGACAGACATGTCCACACATCCAAGTGGGCACCCCCAAATCCGGATAAGAATTAAGAAGCCCAGTGAAATGCCTCGTTCTCCATGCCCAAAGATAAATAATTCATTTGTTGTGTAACTGCTCTTGTTCCAAAAATAATTCCCTTGTCTCAGCttccatgggggaggggagcagaacGGGCTGGCAGTGGGCCTCCCTTGTGGTGGGGGTGTAAGGGCCAGGGTCTCTGCAGAAGGAGGGCTGGTTCTGTGGGCAGGACTAAGCCAAAGGAGGAGGGGCAAGAGTGAAGAACTCTAGCCCACTCCCTAGCAGAAGACTGCTGGGGAAGGTGCATGAATTCCAAAGGGGGTTCAGGACTTGGGACCACCTCACGTCCTTCTGGAGTCAGAGAAGGATGAGGCTTTGTACCAAGTAACACAGCAAAGCTGGGTCAGGATCAAGGTTCCTAAGACACTGACAGTCACCATGGAGCCAAGGGGCCCTGTCCGCCTGATGAGCTGGGTAAACAGCACTGTCTCTTAGCTACCTCACTCCTGCAGTGTGGGGGAAGCCAGCAGCCCTTTCCTGGGCCGTTTGATGGGAAGTGTCAAGGTGCAATTTGGCTGCTCATCCTGGGACACAGAAGACTGAGCAGCAGCGGGGGGTCACAGCCCGTAGCCCATCTGATTCATCCTTTACTTGCCCATGAGGAAACCAAGTTCCAAAGCGCTGGGGAGATTTGGCTGGGTACCGTGCAAGCTGCACACAGCCAGACCTGGCGCCAGCTCACACCCTGCACTCCAGACTCCAGAAACTATGATGGCCCTAGACAGTTGCATTCCAGCAAGGACAAAAGGTGGTCAGAGAGATCCACATTTGTTCCGGAAAGCCACAACAGTGTCCACAAGAGCCACCTCcaccccctgctcctcctccaggGAGACTCTAGGAAAGAgcgctttgaaaaaaaaaaatgtctagacTTTGTGTTAAAGTGAAGCCAATTTAAAGCTGTGAGCagcagaggagaaaagggagggaggcatGTGAATGCACCCAGAGGAGGCTCCAGGGGCCGTGCATGCCGCAGAGCTAGGTGATAAGGTCTAACCTGGATCAAAGGCTGGCTCTGTAGCAGGACGGGAACcttagaggccagcctgacatACCTTTCTCCCCACTGTGGGGCCAAGTGTGGGAGTCACAAGGCTGCCCAGGCAGCTGACAGTCCTCCACCCTCACCCACACCACACAACGCTCTCATAGCCGAAGACTTTGGCTCCTCTGACACATAGCCTCCATTTCCCACCAGCAGCCAGATCGTCGTGGAGGGGGGTAAGTCCTCTCTCAGTTGCTGTCTTGAGAAGCAGGAACCAGCCTGTCTGAGAGCCCTCGGCCTGTAATAGTGGTTCACCCTCAGTCTGGGGACCACATTGatatgcaggtgcacacacaggtgtgcaGCTGGCTCGGTGCAGACACAAGGGCACTGATGTATACACCGAGATGGCATGCAGGTTGGCACAGACGCaggagtatgtgtgtgcacacaggacagcaATGGTTAACCATGGGGCCACATGCTGGTGTGTGCAACGGTGGCAGGCATTCTTGTCTGTGGCCTTGGAAACGCAGCCAATTACTCCCCACTCAATGCTACCTAAGCACATGTATGTTgctcatacatgtgtgtgtgcgc
This window contains:
- the Elfn2 gene encoding protein phosphatase 1 regulatory subunit 29, which codes for MLRLGLCAAALLCVCQPGAVHADCWLIEGDKGYVWLAICSQNQPPYETIPQHINSTVHDLRLNENKLKAVLYSSLNRFGNLTDLNLTKNEISYIEDGAFLGQTSLQVLQLGYNRLSNLTEGMLRGMSRLQFLFVQHNLIEVVTPTAFSECPSLISIDLSSNRLSRLDGATFASLASLMVCELAGNPFNCECDLFGFLAWLVVFNNVTKNYDRLQCESPREFAGYPLLVPRPYHSLNAITVLQAKCRNGSMPARPVSHPTPYSTDAQREPDENSGFNPDEILSVEPPASSTTDASAGPAIKLHQVTFTSATLVVIIPHPYSKMYVLVQYNNSYFSDVMTLKNKKEIVTLDKLRAHTEYTFCVTSLRNSRRFNHTCLTFTTRDLVPGDQVPSTSTTTHYIMTILGCLFGMVIVLGAVYYCLRKRRMQEEQQKSVNVKKTILEMRYGADVDAGSIVHAAQKLVEPPVLPVARMSSIPSMIGEKLPASKGLEAGLDTPKVATKGNYIEVRTGAAGDSLARPEDDLPEIENGQGSAAEISTIAKEVDKVNQIINNCIDALKLDSASFLGGGSGGGDSDLAFECQSLPAATAASSTATPGALERPSFLSPPYKESSHHPLQRQLSADAAVTRKTCSVSSSGSIKSAKVFSLDVPDHPTPTGLAKSDSKYIEKGSPLNSPLDRLPLVPTGSSGSSGGGGGIHHLEVKPAYHCSEHRHSFPALYYEEGADSLSQRVSFLKPLTRSKRDSTYSQLSPRHYYSGYSSSPEYSSESTHKIWERFRPYKKHHREEAYMAAGHALRKKVQFAKDEDLHDILDYWKGVSAQQKL